In one window of Miscanthus floridulus cultivar M001 chromosome 12, ASM1932011v1, whole genome shotgun sequence DNA:
- the LOC136496004 gene encoding uncharacterized protein translates to MRPSRGYISLGMRDVRASPPPVPKDAERRAENRAHAEAYKERKDAEEARRKRKSLERDELEKRRRQQRHDGLLVEPSPSSSSMNFSCDDDESEVGRGPLDDLPDVRETAPGASPGGGGEDALRLAIARPGAEADTPEIWASGKRAVSPMGSTAEVEQATARATQPPPQRVKGASESDEGRPVPADTGAVLLPPPPPLLRTRDAVWKLFRKRQAETPAPAPRKALKVSTSSTARWVVDAQAALRRGAASARADPKEPVAQGEATEAAMKQAGEEAPTPREVRAVESGEAEAPSIAEATEGEVEAPRTSEAEVAEAGASRASEAEVADAGAPRTTEAEVAEAGLGAAEPAAQDAETEAGQASVPPPSQESAREVEVHSISSDDTSRGKDLLGRVDQRKANRVFFSFGSFVLKPLKIEDVSKEVADAEAASTAEQPALTSGEGSSTLVRVQPEPRGWDSPHVLWRSRDDPEGEPLFALEDADEGGGHWGSFEQFRRLAERSLRTALSVVADNLPGVAQELEARSLEKSMFLRRERNVWDQLRQQKDLLATANELLSARSAEELEEELTRVAGERDTFMSQAEQEAASAKAVDKQLEAEQGAAPADERVEEGGLLSS, encoded by the exons atgcgcccgtcgcgggggtacatctctctg gggatgagggatgtgcgagcctccccgccgcccgttcccaagGACGCAGAGCGGCGAGCGGAGAacagggcgcacgccgaggcgtacaaggagcggaaggacgccgaggaggcaaggcgcaagaggaagagcctcgagcgcgACGAACTGGAGAAACGTCGCCGACAAcagaggcacgacggtctccTAGTGGAGCCGTCTCCGTCATCGTCGTCGATGAATTTTTCGTGCgatgacgacgagagcgaggtggggcggggtcccctggacgacctccctgacgtcagggagacGGCGCCCGGGGCgtctccaggaggaggaggagaggacgccttgaggctggcgatcgcccgccccggggctgaggccgacacgccTGAGATATGGGCGTCGgggaagcgcgccgtcagcccgatgggctcgacggcggaggtggagcaggcgacgGCGAGGGCGACTCAACCGCCTCCGCAGAGGGTCAAGGGGGCGTCAGAGTCCGACGAGGGCCGGCCGGTACCGGCGGACACGGGGGCCGTGCtactgccgccgccaccaccattgCTGAGGACGAGGGACGCGGTGTGGAAGCTATT ccggaagcgtcaggcggaaACGCCCGCCCCggcgccacgtaaggcgctcaaggtgagcaccagctccaccgcccgatGGGTGGTGGACGCGCAAGCCGCCCTCCGGCGTGGCGCGGCATCGgccagggccgacccgaaggagccggtcgcccagggagaggctaccgaggcggccatgaagcaggcgggggaggaggcgcctacgccCCGCGAGGTCAGGGCCGTCGAGTCAGGTGAAGCCGAGGCGCCTTcaatcgctgaggccaccgagggcgaggtcgaggcccctaggacctccgaggccgaggtggcggaggccggggCTTCCAGGGCTTCCGAAGCCGAGGTGGCGGACGCCGGGgctcccaggaccaccgaggccgaggtggcggaggccggctTGGGCGCGGCGGAGCCGGCGGCCCAGGATGCGGAgacggaggcggggcaagcttcgGTACCACCCCCGTcgcaggagagcgcccgggaggtggaggttcattcaatctcctccgacgatacttcccgggggaaggat CTTCTAGGGCGAGTAGATCAAAGGAAGGCGAATCGCGTGTTCTTCTCTTTTGGTTCTTTCGTGCTTAAGCCCTT gaaaattgaggatgtttcaaaggaggtggcggacgccgaggcggccagcaccgcggagcagccagctctaaCTTCTGGCGAGGGGAGCTCGACCCTCGTCCGGGTGCAAcctgagccccgcgggtgggatagcccgcacgtcttgtggcggagccgggacgaccctgagggggagcctctgttcgccctcgaggatgcgGACGAGGGGGGGGGGCACtggggctccttcgagcaattccgccggctggcggagcggtcgcttcggacagcgctgtccgtcgtggctgaCAACCTGCCCGGCGTTGCCCAG gagctcgaggcccggtccctcgagaagtcgatgttcctccggcgggagaggaacgtctgggaccagctccggcagcaAAAGGACCTACTCGCCACtgctaatgagcttctgtcggcgcggagcgcggag gagctggaggaggagctgacccgggtggccggcgagcgggacaccttcatGTCCCAGGCCGAACAAGaggcggcctctgccaaggccgtcGACAAGCAGCTGGAGGCGGAGCAGGGCGCtgcacctgctgacgaaag GGTTGAAGAAGGAGGCCTCCTGagcagctga